Within the Bacteroidota bacterium genome, the region CGATTGGGCCTGCGCGCAGGAGAGGCCGTCATGAACCCAGTATCCCCGCTGCGCTTGGCCTTGGGCCGGTTGGCTGAGGGGCAGTCGCTGGGGCGAGAGCTAGCCCGGGCCGCTTTGCAGCAGATCATCGAGGGGCAGGGGACAGAACTCGAAACAGCCGCCCTGCTTTTGGGCCTGCGCGCGCGAGGCGAAACCTTGGAGGAGCTAGTGGCTTTTGTGGAGGTGATGCGCCAAGCCGCCGTGCCCATTCCGTTTGAACACCCCCAGCTGGTGGACGTCTGCGGCACCGGAGGCGACAACGCCGAAACCCGAAACATCTCCACGGCCGTAGCCTTCGTGGTGGCCGGAGCGGGCGTGCCCGTGGCCAAACACGGCAATCGGGGCGTTTCCAGCCGCTCCGGATCGGCCGACGTGCTGGAGGCCTTAGGAGTGCCCATTGAGCTGGAACCCGAGGAGGCGTCCTGGGCCCTTCAAGAGCACGGGATGGCGTTTCTGTTCGCGCCCCGCTACCATCCGGCCATGCGGCAGGTGGCGCCCGTGCGACGTGCCCTGGGCGTGCGCACCTGCTTCAACCTCATGGGCCCCCTGCTTAACCCCGCCCCCGTGCGGCGGCAGCTCATAGGGGCCTTTTCGCACG harbors:
- the trpD gene encoding anthranilate phosphoribosyltransferase, with the protein product MNPVSPLRLALGRLAEGQSLGRELARAALQQIIEGQGTELETAALLLGLRARGETLEELVAFVEVMRQAAVPIPFEHPQLVDVCGTGGDNAETRNISTAVAFVVAGAGVPVAKHGNRGVSSRSGSADVLEALGVPIELEPEEASWALQEHGMAFLFAPRYHPAMRQVAPVRRALGVRTCFNLMGPLLNPAPVRRQLIGAFSHEAAQQILEVAVLLGWEHILVVHSDEGWDELSVCAPTTVYEYRSGQGKRIYRISPEDLGLERSAPEALRGGSPQENARALAALLEGEPGPYRDAVLLNAAFALYASGAAEDPTRGLELARDSLESGRAWAVLEALRRIREKSV